A single region of the Streptomyces vilmorinianum genome encodes:
- the secE gene encoding preprotein translocase subunit SecE: MTDAVGSIDMPDAEDEAPDSKKKARKGGKRGKKGPLGRLALFYRQIVAELRKVVWPTRSQLTTYTTVVIVFVVIMIGLVTVIDYGFQEAVKYVFG, encoded by the coding sequence GTGACGGACGCCGTGGGCTCCATCGACATGCCTGATGCCGAGGACGAGGCTCCGGACTCGAAGAAGAAGGCCCGTAAGGGCGGCAAGCGCGGCAAGAAGGGCCCTCTGGGCCGTCTCGCGCTCTTCTACCGACAGATCGTCGCGGAGCTTCGCAAGGTCGTCTGGCCCACTCGCAGCCAGCTGACGACGTACACCACGGTAGTGATTGTCTTCGTCGTCATCATGATCGGCCTTGTGACCGTGATTGACTATGGCTTCCAGGAAGCAGTCAAGTACGTCTTCGGCTGA
- a CDS encoding pyridoxal phosphate-dependent aminotransferase, translated as MSAATPPTERRVSARIGAISESATLAVDAKAKALKAAGRPVIGFGAGEPDFPTPDYIVEAAVEACKNPKYHRYTPAGGLPELKAAIAAKTLRDSGYEVDPSQILVTNGGKQAIYEAFAAILDPGDEVIVPAPYWTTYPESIRLAGGVPVEVVADETSGYRVSVEQLEAARTEKTKLVLFVSPSNPTGAVYSEAETEEIGRWAVEHGLWVLTDEIYEHLVYGDASAVSLPAVLPELRDKCIVVNGVAKTYAMTGWRVGWIIGPKDVVKAATNLQSHATSNVSNVAQAAAIAAVSGDLDAVATMREAFDRRRKTIVRMLNEIEGVLCPTPEGAFYAYPSVKALLGKEIRGKRPQSSVELAALILDEAEVAVVPGEAFGTPGYLRLSYALGDEDLVEGVSRIQKLLAEARD; from the coding sequence ATGAGCGCTGCTACTCCTCCGACCGAGCGCCGGGTCTCCGCCCGCATCGGTGCGATCTCCGAGTCCGCGACCCTCGCCGTCGACGCCAAGGCCAAGGCCCTCAAGGCCGCCGGGCGCCCGGTGATCGGCTTCGGCGCGGGTGAGCCCGACTTCCCCACGCCGGACTACATCGTCGAAGCCGCCGTCGAGGCGTGCAAGAACCCGAAGTACCACCGCTACACGCCGGCCGGCGGCCTGCCCGAGCTGAAGGCCGCGATCGCCGCCAAGACGCTGCGGGACTCCGGTTACGAGGTCGACCCGTCCCAGATCCTGGTGACCAACGGCGGCAAGCAGGCGATCTACGAGGCGTTCGCCGCGATCCTCGACCCGGGCGACGAGGTCATCGTCCCGGCGCCGTACTGGACGACGTACCCCGAGTCGATCCGCCTCGCGGGCGGTGTCCCGGTCGAGGTCGTCGCCGACGAGACCAGCGGCTACCGCGTCTCGGTGGAGCAGCTGGAGGCGGCGCGCACGGAGAAGACCAAGCTCGTCCTCTTCGTCTCCCCGTCCAACCCGACCGGCGCGGTGTACAGCGAGGCCGAGACCGAGGAGATCGGCCGCTGGGCCGTCGAGCACGGCCTGTGGGTGCTGACGGACGAGATCTACGAGCACCTGGTCTACGGGGACGCGTCCGCCGTCTCCCTGCCGGCGGTCCTGCCGGAGCTGCGCGACAAGTGCATCGTGGTCAACGGCGTCGCCAAGACGTACGCGATGACGGGCTGGCGCGTGGGGTGGATCATCGGCCCGAAGGACGTGGTGAAGGCCGCGACCAACCTGCAGTCGCACGCCACGTCGAACGTGAGCAACGTGGCGCAGGCGGCCGCGATCGCCGCCGTCTCCGGCGACCTGGACGCGGTCGCCACGATGCGCGAGGCCTTCGACCGGCGTCGCAAGACCATCGTGCGGATGCTCAACGAGATCGAGGGCGTCCTCTGCCCGACCCCGGAGGGCGCGTTCTACGCGTACCCGTCCGTGAAGGCCCTGCTCGGCAAGGAGATCCGCGGCAAGCGCCCGCAGAGCTCGGTCGAGCTGGCCGCCCTGATCCTGGACGAGGCCGAGGTCGCGGTCGTCCCGGGCGAGGCCTTCGGCACCCCGGGCTACCTGCGCCTTTCGTACGCGCTGGGTGACGAGGACCTGGTGGAGGGCGTGTCCCGGATCCAGAAGCTGCTCGCGGAGGCCCGCGACTAG
- a CDS encoding adenosine deaminase produces the protein MEHVSRDISLLPKAHLHLHFTGSMRPTTLIELADKYGVHLPEALSSGTPPKLRATDERGWFRFQRLYDIARSCLREPEDIRRLVREAAQEDVRDGSGWLEIQVDPTSYAPLLGGLIPALEIILDAVDAASRETGLGMRVLVAANRMKHPLEARTLARLAVRYADRGVVGFGLSNDERRGMARDFDRAFAIAREGGLLAAPHGGELTGPSSVRDCLDDLRAARVGHGVRAAEDPRVLRKLAEKGVTCEVCPASNVALGVYEKHEDVPLRTLFEAGVPMALGADDPLLFGSRLAAQYEIARRHHAFTDAELAELARQSIRASAAPEDIRQKLLSGIDDWLSTPTT, from the coding sequence ATGGAGCACGTTTCACGCGACATCAGCCTGCTGCCCAAGGCCCACCTGCACCTGCACTTCACCGGTTCGATGCGGCCCACGACGCTCATCGAGCTGGCCGACAAGTACGGCGTCCACCTCCCCGAGGCGCTGAGCAGCGGCACACCGCCCAAGCTGCGGGCGACCGACGAGCGCGGCTGGTTCCGCTTCCAGCGCCTGTACGACATCGCCCGGTCCTGCCTGCGGGAGCCGGAGGACATCCGGCGTCTCGTCCGCGAGGCGGCCCAGGAGGACGTGCGCGACGGCTCGGGGTGGCTGGAGATCCAGGTCGACCCGACCTCGTACGCCCCTCTGCTGGGCGGCCTGATCCCGGCGCTGGAGATCATCCTGGACGCGGTCGACGCGGCCTCGCGGGAGACCGGGCTCGGGATGCGGGTCCTGGTGGCCGCGAACCGTATGAAGCACCCGCTGGAGGCCCGCACGCTGGCGCGGCTCGCGGTGCGGTACGCGGACCGGGGCGTGGTCGGGTTCGGGCTCTCCAACGACGAGCGCCGGGGCATGGCCCGCGACTTCGACCGCGCCTTCGCCATCGCCCGCGAGGGCGGCCTGCTGGCGGCGCCGCACGGCGGGGAGCTGACGGGTCCGTCGTCCGTACGGGACTGCCTGGACGACCTCCGGGCGGCCCGGGTGGGCCACGGGGTGCGGGCGGCGGAGGACCCCCGGGTGCTGCGCAAGCTCGCCGAGAAGGGCGTGACCTGCGAGGTCTGCCCGGCCTCGAACGTGGCGCTCGGGGTCTACGAGAAGCACGAGGACGTTCCGCTGCGGACGCTCTTCGAGGCGGGCGTCCCGATGGCCCTGGGCGCCGACGACCCGCTGCTCTTCGGTTCACGCCTGGCCGCCCAGTACGAGATCGCCCGCCGGCACCACGCCTTCACGGACGCGGAACTGGCCGAGCTGGCCCGCCAGTCGATCCGCGCCTCGGCGGCACCGGAGGACATCAGACAGAAGCTCCTCTCGGGCATCGACGACTGGCTCTCGACCCCGACCACGTAG
- a CDS encoding SigE family RNA polymerase sigma factor: MEGTGPPDFAAFAESAYASLLRTARLLTGDPHAAEDLVQAALVKVYLRWGGSARWDSPQAYARKVVVNLYATWRRRRWHTEVVRPENDSAPDAHDMAAGADARLELARALASLPRAQRAVVVLRFYEDLSVEQTAELLGCSPGTVKSRTNRALERLRAGGALAGYAGRGA; encoded by the coding sequence GTGGAGGGGACGGGCCCACCGGATTTCGCCGCTTTCGCGGAGTCGGCGTACGCCTCGCTGCTCCGCACGGCCCGGCTGCTGACCGGCGACCCGCACGCCGCCGAGGACCTCGTCCAGGCAGCGCTGGTCAAGGTCTATCTGCGCTGGGGCGGCTCGGCGCGCTGGGACTCGCCCCAGGCGTACGCCCGCAAGGTCGTCGTGAACCTCTACGCGACCTGGCGCCGCCGCCGCTGGCACACCGAGGTCGTGCGCCCCGAGAACGACAGCGCACCCGACGCACACGACATGGCCGCAGGCGCGGACGCTCGCCTCGAACTGGCCCGCGCGCTCGCCTCCCTGCCCCGCGCCCAGCGCGCGGTGGTGGTGCTCCGCTTCTACGAGGACCTGTCCGTGGAACAGACGGCCGAGCTGCTCGGCTGCTCGCCCGGGACGGTCAAGAGCCGTACCAACAGGGCCTTGGAACGGCTGCGCGCCGGGGGCGCGCTCGCCGGATACGCGGGAAGGGGCGCGTGA